In Hypomesus transpacificus isolate Combined female chromosome 4, fHypTra1, whole genome shotgun sequence, the following are encoded in one genomic region:
- the abitram gene encoding protein Abitram gives MSEESPEHKKFPSVIDRYYTRWYKTDLKGQPCEDHCILQHSNRLCVITLAETHPILQDGRTVKSINYQISAGCSRLQNKVSGKSKRGGQFLTDFAPLCRITCTDTTEYTIYSCIRGRLLEVNEDILEKPSLLLEKPSTEGYIAVILPKFEESKSITESLLTREQYESVVSKRASQPEPC, from the exons ATGTCAGAAGAAAGTCCTGAACACAAAAAGTTTCCATCAGTCATTGATAGGTACTACACACGATGGTATAAAACGG ATCTCAAGGGCCAGCCTTGTGAAGACCATTGCATCCTTCAGCACTCGAATAG ACTATGCGTTATCACTCTGGCAGAAACGCACCCTATACTTCAAGACGGTCGGACGGTCAAGAGCATAAACTATCAAATCAGTGCTGGCTGCAGTCGTCTGCAGAACAAAGTGTCTGGGAAATCTAAGAGA GGTGGCCAGTTCCTCACAGACTTCGCTCCTCTGTGTAGGATAACCTGCACAGACACTACAGAGTACACCATCTACAG CTGTATCAGGGGCCGCCTCCTCGAGGTGAACGAGGACATACTTGAAAAGCCCAGCCTCTTACTTGAAAAG CCCTCCACAGAGGGATACATCGCCGTCATCCTGCCTAAGTTCGAGGAGAGCAAGAGCATCACAGAGAGCCTCCTGACCAGAGAGCAGTACGAGAGCGTGGTCTCCAAACGAGCCAGCCAACCAGAGCCCTGCTGA
- the ctnnal1 gene encoding alpha-catulin, whose translation MASSPCGSGNFDSGLEIKTRSVEQTLIPLVSQITTLINHKDKPNKSERTLQAIHRVGQAVSVAVGRFVAVGEAIAAENEELKDEMGQACLEAHRAGDAIAQLTDVATPQGPSLDGRPAAFSERAGMVKAARMLLSSVTKVLVLADRIVIKQIITSRNKVLVTLEQLERVTTFQEFVQIFSQFGNEMVEFAHLTGDRQNDLKDEKKKARMAAARAVLEKCTMMLLTASKTCLRHPDCDSARINKDAVFQRMRCALEQVIDIVTDARSSTEARVLSVSINNGIKNFKSNVEGLREALSSLPPQSLLGQLEQVVERTEDFTDSAYTSHEHRQGILQLCQLTHDDTLQLIDAVVQAQSLHAQEATEEVELAILKTCQSVSELRRELHKVAVGRATQLLKAHSDHLPLRALKAEGAEGNLEAVAQYARTLTEQKEQLVETCRLLCHVSGTEPLEITCIHAEETFLVIGPQIISAAQTLALHPSSKIAKENLEVFCEAWESQLCDMALLLHEVNDVFEGRRGDKRAYLSLPRPGMSTTSCDPKHSASLKTAKAVKLDAEEQTSIAKLGLELRLLSSDVDSEVEKWEEQDHDIVRHAQSMASMAYSMYLFTRGEGLLKTTLDLFHQAEVLSEEGLQLCSSLHTFSTQLMDEEKAGVMSEMEKLLALCQQLQLGTKTPAQGKSATFQKVDSSIQTTRAMMTVVVFLLPHCNRLLRKSKSERSSLGSPQGWREKQTSSPVRGNTSSGATLNVKNSNGFGVKSLEQHMANLTFLESK comes from the exons ATTACCACGCTGATCAACCACAAAGACAAGCCCAACAAGTCTGAGCGCACCCTGCAGGCCATCCACCGGGTGGGCCAGGCCGTGAGCGTGGCTGTGGGGCGCTTCGTGGCTGTGGGGGAGGCCATCGCAGCAGAGAACGAGGAGCTGAAGGATGAGATGGGCCAGGCGTGCTTGGAGGCTCACCGCGCAG gtgatgCCATCGCCCAGCTGACGGACGTGGCCACCCCTCAGGGGCCCTCGCTGGACGGGCGCCCTGCGGCGTTCAGTGAGCGGGCGGGCATGGTGAAGGCTGCCCGcatgctcctctcctccgtcaCCAAGGTGCTGGTCCTCGCCGACCGCATCGTCATCAAACAGATCATCACCTCGCGCAACAag GTGCTTGTGACCCTGGAGCAGTTGGAGAGAGTGACCACCTTCCAGGAGTTTGTCCAGATCTTCAGCCAGTTTGGAAACGAAATGGTGGAGTTTGCCCACCTCACTGGAGACAGGCAGAAT GACCTAAAGGATGAGAAGAAGAAGGCCAGGATGGCAGCAGCCAGAGCTGTGCTGGAGAAGTGCACCATGATGCTGCTCACcgcctccaag ACGTGTCTTCGACACCCAGACTGTGACTCAGCGAGGATCAATAAGGACGCCGTGTTCCAGCGCATGCGCTGCGCCCTGGAGCAGGTCATCGACATTGTGACGGACGCGCGGTCCAGCACCGAGGCCAGGGTCCTGTCGGTCAGCATCAACAACGGCATCAAAAACTTCAAG tCCAACGTGGAGGGTCTCCGTGAggccctgtcctccctgcccccccagagCCTGCTGGGCCAGCTGGAGCAGGTGGTGGAGAGGACTGAGGACTTCACTGACTCGGCCTACACCAGCCACGAGCACCGGCAGGGCATCCTGCAGCTCTGCCAGCTCACCCACGACGACACGCTGCAGCTCATAGATGCCGTGGTGCAGGCG CAGTCGCTTCACGCCCAGGAGGCCACCGAGGAGGTGGAGCTGGCCATCCTGAAGACCTGTCAGAGCGTCAGCGAGCTCCGACGAGAG ctccacaAGGTGGCAGTGGGGCGTGCCACCCAGCTGTTGAAGGCTCACTCGGATCACTTGCCCCTGCGGGCGCTGAAGGCCGAGGGGGCCGAGGGCAACCTGGAGGCTGTGGCCCAGTACGCACGCACCCTCACCGAGCAGAAGGAACAGCTGGTGgag ACCTGCCGTCTCCTGTGTCACGTCTCCGGGACGGAGCCTCTGGAGATCACCTGCATCCACGCCGAGGAGACCTTCCTCGTCATCGGCCCCCAG ATCATCTCCGCGGCCCAGACCCTGGCCCTGCACCCATCCAGTAAGATAGCCAAGGAGAACCTGGAGGTGTTCTGTGAGGCCTGGGAGTCTCAGCTGTGTGACATGGCCTTGCTGCTGCACGAGGTCAACGACGTGTTCGAGGGAcgccgag GTGATAAAAGAGCATACTTGTCTCTTCCCAGACCAGGGATGAGTACGACATCGTGCGACCCA AAACATTCGGCTAGCCTGAAGACTGCCAAAGCTGTCAAGCTGGATGCTGAG gagcagacCAGCATTGCGaagctggggctggagctgcGTCTGCTGTCGTCAGACGTGGACTCTGAGGTGGAGAAGTGGGAGGAGCAGGACCATGACATTGTGCGCCACGCCCAGAGCATGGCCAGCATGGCTTACTCCATGTACCTGttcaccag gggggaggggctactGAAGACCACCCTGGATCTCTTCCACCAAGCCGAG GTGCTGTCTGAGGAAGGACTCCAGCTGTGCTCATCTCTTCACACTTTCTCTAcccag TTGATGGACGAGGAGAAAGCAGGAGTGATGTCAGAGATGGAGAAGCTGCTGGCATTGTGCCAACAGCTGCAGCTGGGCACCAAGACACCAGCACAGGGCAAGTCTGCCACCTTCCAGAAG GTGGACTCCTCCATACAGACCACTAGAGCCATGATGACCGTGGTGgtgttcctcctcccccactgcaACAGGCTGCTCCGAAAG TCCAAGTCAGAGAGGAGCAGTCTGGGTTCTCctcagggctggagggagaagcAGACCTCTTCACCCGTCAGGGGCAACACCTCCTCCGGCGCCACGCTCAACGTCAAGAACAGTAATGGCTTCGGTGTCAAGTCCCTGGAGCAGCACATGGCTAACCTGACTTTCCTGGAGAGCAAGTAG